Proteins from a single region of Sphingomonas sp.:
- a CDS encoding alpha/beta hydrolase encodes MPEVIFPGPEGRLEGRFAPAPRPRAPVAMILHPHPNAGGTMNNRIVQELYKTFQRRGFATLRFNFRGVGKSQGTFDNGIGELSDAASALDWVQSFHPEASTTWVAGFGFGAWIGMQLLMRRPEIRGFISVAPPANMFDFTFLAPCPSSGIIIQGENDEVVTPGAVQKLVDKLRTQRHITIHHDTIGGANHFFEHEMEELMGSVDQYLDMRLDPNSPIR; translated from the coding sequence TTGCCCGAAGTCATTTTTCCCGGTCCCGAAGGCCGCCTCGAAGGCCGTTTCGCTCCCGCTCCGCGCCCCCGCGCGCCGGTGGCGATGATCCTCCATCCGCACCCGAACGCGGGCGGCACGATGAACAATCGCATCGTCCAGGAACTCTACAAGACCTTCCAGCGCCGCGGCTTCGCGACCTTGCGCTTCAATTTTCGCGGCGTCGGCAAGAGCCAGGGCACCTTCGACAATGGCATCGGCGAGCTCTCCGACGCGGCCTCGGCGCTCGATTGGGTGCAGAGCTTCCATCCCGAGGCATCGACGACCTGGGTCGCCGGCTTCGGCTTCGGCGCGTGGATCGGGATGCAGCTATTGATGCGCCGCCCGGAAATCCGCGGCTTCATATCGGTGGCGCCGCCGGCCAATATGTTCGATTTCACCTTCCTCGCGCCCTGCCCGTCCTCGGGCATCATCATCCAGGGCGAGAATGACGAGGTCGTCACGCCGGGCGCGGTCCAGAAGCTGGTCGACAAGCTGCGCACCCAGCGCCACATCACCATCCACCACGACACCATCGGCGGCGCGAACCACTTCTTCGAGCATGAGATGGAAGAGCTGATGGGCTCGGTGGACCAATATCTGGATATGCGGCTCGATCCGAACTCGCCGATCCGGTGA
- a CDS encoding DNA polymerase III subunit gamma/tau, translating into MSDSLLGLDEPPQPRDQAYRVLARKYRPQTFSELIGQDAMVTTLGNAIKRDRLAHAFLLTGVRGVGKTSTARLIAKALNCVGPDGQGGPTIDPCGVCEPCVAIAEGRHIDVIEMDAASHTGIDDIREIIEASRYSAVSARYKIYIIDEVHMLSKAAFNGLLKTLEEPPAHVKFLFATTEVNKVPVTVLSRCQRFDLRRIPAEALAAHFARVSELEGVEAEPEALSMIARAAEGSARDGLSILDQAIAHAGIEGEGVRADAVRQMLGLSDRGAIRELFALLLSGDAGGALAALRLQYDMGVDPQAVLKTLLETVHGVTLAKLGTEATAGQSAEELKALERWAAALSFPMLHRLWQLLLKGHDEVARAALPIEACEMALLRVVHASQLPDPGDLARQIASGAVSAAPAASAAPRENALPGTMSELAEHLEANRRLQLATQVRDYLRPVRFNGSEAEFGAARPLPHDFLRDLAAALKDTTKVNWRLRLVDGATEPTLREQQASSEAAEREAVLQSPMVAAAMEAFPDAELIGWTKTRTGS; encoded by the coding sequence ATGTCCGATTCCCTCCTTGGCCTCGACGAACCCCCGCAGCCGCGCGATCAGGCGTACCGCGTGCTGGCGCGCAAATACCGGCCGCAGACGTTCAGCGAGCTGATCGGCCAGGATGCGATGGTCACGACGCTGGGCAACGCGATCAAGCGTGATCGGCTGGCGCATGCCTTCCTGCTCACCGGGGTTCGCGGAGTCGGCAAGACCTCGACCGCGCGCCTGATCGCCAAGGCGCTCAATTGCGTCGGCCCGGACGGGCAGGGTGGCCCGACCATCGATCCGTGCGGGGTCTGCGAGCCGTGCGTCGCGATTGCCGAGGGGCGGCATATCGACGTCATCGAGATGGATGCCGCCAGCCATACCGGCATCGACGACATCCGCGAAATCATCGAGGCGTCGCGCTATTCGGCGGTGTCGGCGCGCTACAAGATCTACATCATCGACGAAGTCCATATGCTGTCCAAGGCCGCGTTCAACGGCCTGCTCAAGACGCTCGAAGAGCCGCCGGCGCATGTGAAGTTCCTGTTCGCCACCACCGAGGTCAACAAGGTGCCGGTGACGGTGCTGTCGCGCTGCCAGCGCTTCGATCTGCGGCGTATTCCGGCGGAGGCGCTGGCGGCGCATTTCGCCAGGGTCTCGGAGCTGGAGGGCGTCGAGGCCGAGCCCGAGGCGCTGAGCATGATCGCGCGCGCGGCGGAGGGTTCGGCACGCGATGGTCTCTCGATCCTCGATCAGGCGATCGCGCATGCGGGGATCGAAGGCGAGGGCGTCAGGGCCGATGCGGTGCGTCAGATGCTGGGCCTGTCCGATCGCGGCGCGATCCGCGAACTGTTCGCCCTGCTGCTGAGCGGTGACGCGGGCGGCGCGCTGGCGGCACTGCGCCTGCAATATGATATGGGCGTCGATCCCCAGGCGGTGCTCAAGACGCTGCTTGAGACCGTCCATGGCGTGACTCTGGCCAAGCTCGGCACCGAGGCGACCGCCGGGCAATCGGCCGAGGAATTGAAGGCGCTGGAGCGCTGGGCGGCGGCGCTGAGCTTCCCGATGCTCCACCGCCTCTGGCAATTGCTGCTCAAGGGGCATGACGAGGTCGCCCGCGCGGCGCTGCCGATCGAGGCGTGCGAGATGGCGCTGCTGCGCGTCGTCCACGCCTCGCAATTGCCAGATCCGGGCGATCTCGCGCGGCAGATCGCCAGCGGCGCGGTCAGCGCGGCGCCGGCGGCTTCGGCCGCGCCCAGGGAAAACGCGCTGCCCGGGACCATGTCCGAGCTGGCGGAGCATCTCGAGGCCAACCGCCGCCTCCAGCTCGCCACCCAGGTGCGTGATTATCTGCGACCGGTCCGCTTCAACGGCTCCGAAGCCGAGTTCGGCGCGGCGCGGCCCTTGCCGCACGATTTCCTCCGCGATCTCGCCGCGGCGCTCAAGGACACCACCAAGGTCAATTGGCGGCTGCGGCTTGTCGATGGCGCGACCGAACCTACCTTGCGTGAGCAGCAGGCGTCGAGCGAGGCGGCCGAGCGCGAAGCGGTGCTCCAGTCGCCGATGGTCGCGGCGGCGATGGAAGCTTTTCCCGATGCCGAGCTGATCGGCTGGACCAAGACCAGAACAGGAAGTTGA
- a CDS encoding pyridoxal-phosphate dependent enzyme produces MTIVRQPTRAGVRDAAAKIAAILPQTPLLTAEIRGVPVSFKAECLQPIGAFKIRGAWHRLTALDAAAREKGVVAFSSGNHAQGVAWAARKLGIPAVIVMPSDAPQVKRESTMAMGAEVVSYDRMTENRTKIAAHLAHARGAALVPPFDDPWIIEGQGSAGIEAMTQMVEARLPDPSHVITPCGGGGLAAGLALALPDAEVTIVEPEGWDDMCRSLENGWIESVGENPPKTACDALQTLEPSPLTFDVLSRRGAQGLTVSEAEVRAAQRWAAAKLRLVVEPGGAVALAAVLAGKVELKPGMLVILSGGNADPEAYAAVLGGSD; encoded by the coding sequence GTGACGATTGTGCGACAGCCGACGCGGGCCGGGGTGCGGGATGCCGCCGCGAAGATCGCGGCGATCCTGCCGCAAACCCCTCTGCTGACAGCGGAAATCCGCGGGGTGCCGGTCTCGTTCAAGGCCGAGTGTCTGCAGCCGATCGGCGCGTTCAAGATCCGCGGCGCATGGCATCGGCTGACCGCGCTCGACGCGGCGGCGCGCGAAAAGGGCGTGGTCGCCTTTTCCTCGGGCAATCATGCGCAGGGCGTGGCCTGGGCGGCGCGAAAGCTGGGCATCCCGGCGGTGATCGTCATGCCGTCCGACGCCCCCCAGGTGAAACGCGAATCGACGATGGCGATGGGCGCCGAAGTCGTCTCCTACGATCGCATGACCGAGAACCGCACCAAGATCGCCGCGCATCTGGCGCATGCGCGCGGCGCGGCCTTGGTGCCGCCGTTTGACGATCCCTGGATCATCGAGGGGCAGGGGAGTGCCGGGATCGAGGCGATGACCCAGATGGTCGAGGCGCGGCTGCCCGATCCGAGCCATGTGATTACGCCGTGCGGCGGCGGCGGGCTGGCGGCCGGGCTGGCGCTGGCGTTGCCCGATGCCGAGGTGACGATCGTCGAGCCCGAGGGCTGGGACGATATGTGCCGCAGCCTGGAGAATGGCTGGATCGAATCGGTGGGCGAGAACCCGCCGAAGACCGCATGCGACGCGCTCCAGACGCTCGAACCATCGCCGCTGACCTTCGATGTGCTGTCACGGCGCGGCGCGCAGGGGCTGACGGTGAGCGAGGCCGAGGTGCGCGCGGCGCAGCGCTGGGCGGCGGCGAAGTTGCGGCTGGTGGTCGAGCCCGGCGGCGCGGTGGCGTTGGCGGCGGTGCTGGCGGGCAAGGTCGAGCTCAAGCCCGGGATGCTGGTGATCCTGTCGGGCGGCAATGCCGATCCGGAAGCCTATGCCGCGGTGCTGGGCGGGAGCGACTGA
- a CDS encoding deoxyhypusine synthase, whose translation MTDTTLNKQASANAPINDTRKAELLSKQVKHIDIKSFDARPIVDAMSDMSFTSRDLGRATKIYNEMLADKDCTVCLVIAGSTSAGGCMDLYAELVRNNMVDVIVATGATIVDMDFFEGLGHKHYQALEIPDDDTLRSLYIDRIYDTYIDEEQLQDCDHTINVIAESLEPKPYSSRAFIREMGKYLVEHGKKDNSLVKLAYEHDVPIFCPAFVDSSAGFGLVKHQVDAAKEGRPYMVLDAIADFRELTEIKIQAGTTGLLMIGGGVPKNFIQDTVVCAEILGHEDVEVHKYAVQITVADVRDGACSSSTLQEAASWGKVNTGIEQMVFAEAGSVMPLLASDAYHRGHWKDRAKRGWAKLFA comes from the coding sequence ATGACCGACACCACACTCAACAAGCAGGCGAGTGCCAACGCGCCGATCAACGATACCCGCAAGGCGGAGCTGCTGTCGAAGCAGGTCAAGCATATCGACATCAAGTCGTTCGACGCCCGCCCGATCGTCGACGCGATGAGCGACATGAGCTTCACCAGCCGCGACCTTGGCCGCGCCACCAAAATCTATAACGAGATGCTGGCCGACAAGGACTGCACCGTCTGCCTGGTCATCGCCGGATCGACCTCGGCGGGCGGTTGCATGGACCTTTATGCCGAGCTGGTGCGCAACAACATGGTCGACGTGATCGTCGCCACCGGCGCCACCATCGTCGACATGGATTTCTTCGAGGGCCTTGGCCACAAGCATTATCAGGCGCTCGAGATCCCCGACGACGACACGCTGCGCTCGCTCTATATCGACCGCATCTACGACACCTATATCGACGAGGAGCAGCTCCAGGACTGCGACCACACGATCAACGTGATCGCCGAGAGCCTCGAGCCCAAGCCCTATTCGTCGCGCGCCTTCATCCGCGAGATGGGCAAATATCTTGTCGAACATGGCAAGAAGGACAACAGCCTGGTCAAGCTCGCCTATGAGCATGACGTGCCGATCTTCTGCCCAGCGTTCGTCGACTCGTCGGCCGGCTTCGGGCTCGTCAAGCATCAGGTCGATGCCGCGAAGGAAGGCCGTCCGTACATGGTGCTCGACGCCATCGCCGACTTCCGCGAGCTGACCGAGATCAAGATCCAGGCGGGCACCACCGGCCTGCTGATGATCGGCGGCGGCGTGCCGAAGAACTTTATCCAGGACACCGTCGTCTGCGCCGAGATCCTCGGTCACGAGGACGTGGAAGTGCACAAATACGCCGTGCAGATCACCGTCGCCGACGTGCGCGACGGCGCCTGCTCGTCCTCGACGCTGCAGGAGGCCGCCTCATGGGGCAAGGTCAACACCGGCATCGAGCAGATGGTGTTCGCCGAAGCCGGCTCGGTCATGCCGCTGCTGGCGTCCGACGCCTATCATCGCGGCCATTGGAAGGACCGCGCCAAGCGCGGCTGGGCCAAGCTGTTCGCCTGA
- a CDS encoding aminotransferase class V-fold PLP-dependent enzyme, whose protein sequence is MTRIYLDHAATTPMLPEAMAAVAEGMARWANPSSPHAEGRAARAALEDARSRIAAAYGWAHETILTSGASESLWTGLRRSMAERVLITAVEHDSVLRHAEGAQVLPVLADGTLDLDALRAAIGPRVLLCVQRTNSETGVIQPIEAIAGIVKEAGGILLVDAAQMPARASAAVLRHADLVAVSAHKRGGPPGIGALFVRDFATLVPVGGQEKGYRAGTENLPGALGFAAAVEVIEDLRGPAALRARLEAALEGAEIVGADTTRSPLIGAYRMPGVSSAAQLIRFDMAGFAVSAGSACSSGSMRPSHVLTAMGWAEPALREVVRVSFGRGTTEAEVDAFAALWREIAAEARARAA, encoded by the coding sequence GTGACCCGCATCTATCTGGACCATGCCGCGACCACGCCAATGCTGCCCGAAGCGATGGCGGCGGTGGCCGAAGGGATGGCGCGCTGGGCCAACCCGAGTTCGCCGCATGCCGAGGGCCGCGCCGCGCGGGCAGCGCTGGAGGATGCGCGCAGCCGCATCGCCGCGGCCTATGGCTGGGCGCACGAGACGATCCTGACCAGCGGCGCCAGCGAATCGCTGTGGACCGGCCTCAGGCGCTCGATGGCCGAGCGGGTGCTGATCACCGCCGTCGAGCATGATTCGGTGCTGCGCCATGCCGAGGGCGCGCAGGTGCTGCCGGTGCTGGCGGACGGCACGCTCGATCTCGACGCGTTGCGCGCGGCGATCGGGCCGCGCGTGCTGCTCTGCGTGCAGCGGACCAATAGCGAGACCGGCGTGATCCAGCCGATCGAGGCGATCGCCGGAATCGTCAAGGAAGCCGGTGGCATCCTGCTGGTCGATGCCGCGCAGATGCCGGCGCGCGCGTCGGCGGCGGTGCTGCGCCATGCCGATCTCGTCGCGGTTTCGGCGCACAAGCGCGGCGGACCACCGGGAATCGGGGCGCTGTTCGTCCGCGATTTCGCGACGCTCGTGCCGGTCGGCGGGCAGGAGAAGGGCTACCGCGCCGGCACCGAGAATTTGCCCGGTGCGCTCGGCTTCGCGGCGGCAGTGGAGGTGATCGAGGATTTGCGTGGGCCGGCGGCGCTTCGCGCCCGGCTGGAGGCGGCGCTGGAGGGTGCCGAAATCGTCGGCGCGGACACTACGCGCTCGCCGCTGATCGGCGCGTACCGGATGCCTGGCGTGTCCTCAGCCGCGCAACTGATCCGCTTCGACATGGCCGGGTTCGCGGTCTCCGCCGGGAGCGCCTGCTCGTCGGGCAGCATGCGGCCCAGCCATGTGCTGACGGCGATGGGCTGGGCCGAACCGGCGCTGCGTGAAGTCGTGCGGGTCAGCTTCGGGCGGGGCACGACCGAGGCCGAGGTCGACGCCTTCGCCGCCCTGTGGCGCGAGATCGCCGCCGAAGCGCGGGCGCGGGCGGCATGA
- a CDS encoding MAPEG family protein → MHTEILSPVVALIAWTLVMLVWTMAVRLPALKKAGIDMSKASGGHPGILDGKIPDKAQWPAHNYIHLVEQPTLFYAVCFALALLGQGDGMNATIAWIYVGLRVLHSLVQATFNKISIRFLLFVLSTLALMALTLHAGIAILHDAPAPLVQNVASR, encoded by the coding sequence ATGCACACTGAAATCCTGTCGCCCGTCGTGGCGCTCATCGCGTGGACGCTTGTCATGCTGGTGTGGACGATGGCGGTCCGCCTGCCCGCGCTGAAAAAGGCCGGGATCGACATGAGCAAGGCCAGCGGCGGCCATCCCGGCATCCTCGACGGCAAGATTCCGGACAAGGCGCAGTGGCCCGCGCACAATTACATCCATCTCGTCGAACAGCCGACCTTGTTCTACGCGGTCTGCTTCGCGCTGGCCCTGCTCGGCCAAGGCGATGGCATGAACGCGACGATCGCCTGGATCTATGTGGGCCTGCGCGTCCTGCACAGCCTGGTGCAGGCGACCTTCAACAAGATCTCGATCCGTTTCCTGCTATTCGTGCTGTCGACGCTCGCACTGATGGCGCTGACACTGCACGCGGGCATCGCGATCCTGCACGATGCGCCCGCACCGCTCGTTCAGAACGTGGCTAGCCGCTAG
- a CDS encoding cysteine desulfurase family protein: MIYLDYQATTPLAPEALAAMLPWLERQHANPHSAHAGGRAAKAAVEVAREQVADLLPDGGAVSFTSGATEALNWAIKGTTGPIVTLATEHAAVLDTVEAEARGGRQVTVLPVGGDGLVDLAAFRAAVTPGTGLVAAMLVNNEIGVIQPVAQLAEIAHAAGALFLCDAVQGYGRERIPDECDLIAISAHKIHGPKGVGALWIRDGVTPEPLLHGGGQEIAGRSGTLSPALCAGFGAAAKLARQRFGADHAHVGQMFRAALSRIAVDWKLNGSQGERYPGNLNLRRDGLDVARLMSDLRDIAFSAGSACASGSGRPSHVLRAIGLSDAHARSSIRIGFGRYTTEEELLAALDRISFAARAQKP; this comes from the coding sequence ATGATCTATCTCGACTATCAGGCGACGACCCCGCTCGCGCCCGAGGCGCTGGCGGCGATGCTGCCTTGGCTGGAGCGCCAGCACGCCAATCCGCACTCCGCGCATGCCGGCGGGCGCGCGGCGAAGGCGGCTGTCGAGGTCGCGCGCGAGCAGGTCGCCGATCTGCTTCCCGATGGCGGCGCGGTCAGCTTCACCAGTGGCGCCACCGAAGCGCTCAACTGGGCGATCAAGGGCACCACCGGCCCGATCGTCACGCTGGCTACCGAGCACGCCGCGGTGCTCGACACGGTCGAGGCGGAGGCGCGGGGCGGGCGGCAGGTCACGGTGCTGCCGGTCGGCGGCGACGGGCTGGTCGATCTCGCGGCGTTCCGCGCGGCGGTGACTCCCGGCACCGGGCTGGTCGCGGCGATGCTGGTCAATAACGAGATCGGGGTGATCCAGCCGGTCGCGCAGCTCGCCGAGATCGCGCACGCGGCGGGCGCACTGTTCCTGTGCGACGCGGTGCAGGGCTATGGCCGCGAGCGCATTCCGGACGAATGCGATCTGATCGCGATCTCGGCGCACAAGATCCACGGTCCCAAGGGTGTAGGCGCACTCTGGATCCGCGACGGCGTGACGCCGGAGCCGCTGCTGCACGGCGGCGGGCAAGAGATTGCGGGCCGGTCGGGTACGCTATCGCCGGCACTCTGCGCGGGGTTCGGCGCGGCGGCGAAGCTGGCCAGGCAGCGCTTCGGCGCGGACCATGCCCATGTCGGCCAGATGTTTCGCGCGGCGCTGTCGCGGATCGCCGTCGACTGGAAGCTCAACGGCTCGCAGGGCGAACGTTATCCGGGCAATCTCAATCTGCGCCGCGACGGGCTCGATGTCGCGCGGCTGATGTCCGATCTTCGCGACATCGCCTTTTCCGCCGGCTCGGCCTGCGCCAGCGGTTCCGGACGCCCCAGCCATGTCCTGCGGGCGATCGGCCTCAGCGACGCGCATGCCAGGTCCTCCATCCGCATCGGCTTCGGACGCTACACCACCGAGGAGGAACTGCTGGCCGCCCTCGACCGGATCAGCTTTGCGGCACGGGCGCAGAAGCCGTGA
- a CDS encoding 2Fe-2S iron-sulfur cluster-binding protein has protein sequence MIRVTFIATDGTTRDAIAKDGDRLLEVAQNDGQPLEGTCEGQMACSTCHVLIAAEDFARLPPASEDEEDMLDLAIGASRTSRLACQIVLTPDLDGITVRMPPQHRDMQGR, from the coding sequence GTGATCCGCGTCACCTTCATCGCCACCGACGGTACCACCCGCGATGCCATCGCCAAGGATGGCGACCGGCTGCTCGAAGTCGCGCAGAATGACGGCCAGCCGCTGGAGGGCACCTGCGAGGGGCAGATGGCCTGTTCGACCTGCCATGTGCTGATCGCCGCCGAGGATTTCGCGCGGCTGCCCCCGGCCAGCGAGGATGAGGAGGACATGCTCGATCTGGCGATCGGCGCGTCGCGGACCAGCCGGCTGGCGTGCCAGATCGTCCTCACTCCCGATCTTGACGGCATCACCGTGCGGATGCCGCCGCAGCACCGCGACATGCAGGGGCGCTGA
- a CDS encoding low affinity iron permease family protein, which produces MGCRFSDWGANIAGHPMALILVIVFCGAWFLLPLGDAATAVLTLVLSVLAITLTQMVLNQQKRHDVALHLKIDELIHAMRGARDEVMGIENKSEIELEALRITGDVAERVLERRRGESVTSRVD; this is translated from the coding sequence ATGGGTTGCCGCTTCTCCGATTGGGGCGCCAACATCGCCGGCCATCCGATGGCGCTGATCCTGGTGATCGTGTTTTGCGGCGCCTGGTTCCTGCTGCCGCTCGGCGATGCCGCGACCGCGGTGCTGACGCTGGTGCTGTCGGTACTGGCGATCACGCTGACCCAGATGGTGCTCAACCAGCAGAAGCGGCACGATGTCGCGCTCCATCTCAAGATCGATGAGTTGATCCACGCGATGCGCGGCGCCCGCGACGAGGTGATGGGAATCGAGAACAAGAGCGAGATAGAGCTGGAGGCGCTGCGCATCACCGGCGACGTGGCCGAGCGGGTATTGGAGCGGCGGCGCGGAGAATCCGTTACGTCACGCGTGGATTGA
- a CDS encoding DoxX family protein has product MQFSDRRLLGLTALRVAIACLLAIHGWYRFTQGGVTPFGEWLTGQGVPFGPAVAAGVTGWEILATPLLAIGWRAPWLCMVFAAIYAAGLVMVHWPEGWFVVGGGRNGMEYSVLLLVCLSVIGFTHWPEKTVMAGAE; this is encoded by the coding sequence ATGCAATTTTCCGACCGCCGGCTGCTGGGACTGACCGCGCTTCGCGTCGCCATCGCCTGCCTGCTCGCCATCCATGGCTGGTATCGCTTCACGCAAGGCGGCGTGACGCCGTTCGGCGAATGGCTGACCGGCCAGGGGGTCCCATTCGGACCCGCCGTCGCGGCTGGGGTCACCGGCTGGGAAATCTTGGCGACACCGCTGCTGGCGATCGGCTGGCGCGCGCCGTGGCTGTGTATGGTGTTTGCGGCGATTTACGCGGCCGGGCTGGTGATGGTGCACTGGCCCGAAGGCTGGTTCGTCGTCGGCGGCGGGCGCAACGGAATGGAATATAGCGTGCTGCTGCTGGTTTGCCTGAGCGTGATCGGGTTCACGCATTGGCCGGAGAAGACAGTGATGGCTGGAGCCGAATAG
- a CDS encoding TetR/AcrR family transcriptional regulator, whose translation MPRLTEATAAKRRAHIIGAAVRCFFRQGFAATSVDDVCAEGAISKGAFYSHFPSKEALIHATADLLASELGGIESTSVDALADSLFTRQIAPALAEANSRFGLEMMAASVSDDGLRDRMIANLENVRAAVERAIGELSTAGLTRPDCDAAQAASAIQCYLLGTLTRNAIWRAENRDEVRETVRTLVRALIAPGA comes from the coding sequence ATGCCACGCCTGACCGAAGCCACCGCGGCGAAGCGCCGCGCCCATATCATCGGGGCTGCCGTGCGTTGCTTCTTCCGCCAGGGCTTCGCGGCGACTTCGGTGGACGATGTCTGCGCCGAGGGCGCGATCAGCAAGGGCGCGTTCTACAGCCATTTCCCGAGCAAGGAGGCGCTGATCCACGCGACCGCGGACCTGCTCGCCAGCGAACTTGGCGGGATCGAATCCACCAGCGTCGATGCCCTCGCCGACTCGCTGTTCACCCGCCAGATCGCGCCCGCACTGGCTGAAGCGAACAGCCGGTTCGGCCTCGAGATGATGGCGGCTAGCGTGTCCGACGATGGCCTGCGCGACCGGATGATCGCCAATCTCGAGAATGTTCGCGCCGCGGTCGAGCGCGCGATCGGCGAGCTCTCGACGGCCGGCCTGACCAGGCCCGATTGCGATGCCGCGCAGGCGGCCTCGGCGATCCAATGCTATCTGCTCGGCACTCTGACCCGCAACGCGATCTGGCGCGCCGAGAACAGGGACGAGGTCCGCGAAACCGTGCGAACACTCGTCCGCGCCCTGATCGCGCCGGGCGCCTAG
- a CDS encoding YbaB/EbfC family nucleoid-associated protein: MDLEKMMAMAQNVQAELTKAQANLDTIEVEGQSGGGLIKIRASAKGRIIGMDIDDSLLNPSEKGMLEDLLAAAFNDARAKADAASQESMAKMTSGLPLPPGFKLPF; this comes from the coding sequence ATGGATCTCGAGAAGATGATGGCCATGGCGCAGAACGTCCAGGCCGAGCTGACCAAGGCGCAGGCCAATCTCGATACGATCGAGGTCGAGGGCCAGTCGGGCGGCGGTCTGATCAAGATCCGCGCATCGGCCAAGGGTCGGATCATCGGCATGGATATCGACGATTCGCTGCTCAACCCGAGCGAGAAGGGGATGCTGGAGGATCTGCTCGCGGCCGCGTTCAACGATGCCCGCGCCAAGGCGGATGCCGCCTCGCAGGAATCGATGGCCAAGATGACCAGCGGCCTGCCGCTGCCTCCGGGCTTCAAACTTCCGTTCTGA
- a CDS encoding type III PLP-dependent enzyme, which yields MHKHHSALGLAALSTGSAAVEIAKGNPVQPVTLIRPHAASRAARFFVEKFPGRSMYAVKANPSPELLQILWDSGVTHYDVASIAEVRLVSRTLPEATLCFMHPVKAEEAIHQAYFEHGVRVFSLDSMEELEKIVSATRGAEDLTLCVRIRVSSDLSKLSLASKFGVAPGETKDLLMAARQAADALGICFHVGSQAMSPDAYAQAMERVRAAIVEAAVTVDVVDVGGGFPSTYPGMEPPPLELYFETIHRAFESLPVSYSAELWAEPGRALCAEYSSIIVRVEKRRGDELYINDGAYGALFDAAHIGWRFPVRLLREPESNTRDMEFSFYGPTCDDLDHMAGPFALPADTRAGDYIEIGMLGAYGSAMRTAFNGFGSDETVIVADEPMASLYLPAEQTPASNVVTL from the coding sequence TTGCACAAGCATCATAGCGCGCTGGGGCTAGCTGCCCTCTCGACCGGCTCCGCCGCCGTCGAAATCGCCAAGGGAAACCCGGTGCAGCCGGTCACCCTGATTCGTCCGCACGCCGCATCGCGTGCCGCCCGCTTCTTCGTCGAGAAGTTTCCGGGCCGCTCGATGTATGCCGTGAAGGCGAATCCGTCGCCCGAACTGCTCCAGATCCTCTGGGATAGCGGCGTCACGCATTACGACGTGGCCTCGATCGCCGAGGTGCGCCTCGTCTCGCGCACGCTTCCCGAAGCGACTTTGTGCTTCATGCACCCGGTCAAGGCCGAGGAAGCGATCCACCAGGCCTATTTCGAGCATGGCGTCCGCGTCTTCTCGCTCGATTCGATGGAAGAGCTGGAAAAGATCGTCAGCGCCACGCGCGGCGCCGAGGATCTGACGCTGTGCGTGCGCATCCGCGTCTCGTCGGACCTGTCCAAACTCAGCCTCGCCTCGAAGTTCGGCGTCGCCCCGGGCGAGACCAAGGATCTGCTGATGGCCGCGCGCCAGGCGGCGGATGCGCTGGGCATCTGCTTCCATGTCGGCAGCCAGGCGATGTCGCCCGACGCCTATGCTCAGGCGATGGAGCGCGTCCGCGCCGCGATCGTCGAGGCGGCGGTGACCGTCGATGTCGTCGATGTCGGCGGCGGCTTCCCCTCGACCTATCCGGGCATGGAGCCTCCGCCGCTCGAACTCTATTTCGAGACGATCCACCGTGCCTTCGAATCGCTGCCGGTCAGCTATTCGGCCGAATTGTGGGCCGAACCGGGCCGGGCGCTGTGCGCCGAGTACAGCTCGATCATCGTTCGCGTCGAAAAGCGGCGTGGCGACGAGCTCTATATCAACGACGGCGCTTATGGCGCGCTGTTCGACGCCGCGCATATCGGCTGGCGCTTCCCGGTCCGCCTGCTGCGCGAGCCCGAGTCGAACACGCGGGACATGGAGTTCAGCTTCTATGGCCCGACCTGCGACGATCTCGATCACATGGCCGGCCCGTTCGCGCTTCCCGCGGACACCCGCGCCGGCGATTATATCGAGATCGGCATGCTCGGCGCCTATGGCTCGGCGATGCGGACCGCGTTCAACGGCTTCGGCTCTGACGAAACGGTGATCGTCGCGGACGAGCCGATGGCGTCGCTGTACCTGCCCGCGGAACAGACCCCGGCATCGAACGTCGTTACGCTGTAA